The following coding sequences lie in one Myxococcales bacterium genomic window:
- a CDS encoding HEAT repeat domain-containing protein, whose protein sequence is MHPSEPGQANHPSPSDTDLDERQALRGIRRRISYVAVIATVFSIFAAAIVGYLFLAQRHGIEEARASYARAQQAESTEAFLAQARELLPRTDYDELEVEIIGKLGQYRDAESVPLLIEALREAGVVRRAAALALASIGLPKAQTAKPALLAVLDDTDARDRAQVVWALAVLRERAAAPAIIEAFSKGMLQAQAGFEPKVVVDAVGVGTLSTAELLDSPEPGVRLLVAQALAQEGSADVVEPLKRLLKNELARTPATQSQEVIRQSLAGLGRTRQPAAVTLFFEVLNTHPGQRAGVLELIRKSTAARGLIALIDRAPDLDARQQLVRMLAATHDPFAKSALAGLVNHTDAKVRTYAAVGLAELGDDRGIPVLIALAGGDNDNLAMEALDHLRALRSPTAAQPLMRLIAQQPGRRASILRALGASGSLAAGPLLLKALKGDDVEAAALALGELRFEPAFATLLRMVKRPAGIDFTQPSRKSEQAYRNRLVAIQALGFFGKPAALPELQIVIEDTTDDARLRDVAGRMVAHVAEPEFGQNLVAKVRDTALDERARVFYAQAFWQRPMPPLAPALLSMMSDVSLPAEIRRAAALGMGYIGDSSHDAKVAAMLEHDGTREAASFAAVLGGDEVTGRKLLDVLIGDRSTLESLEDAFLEENSDWFAVLPKNSTAQILRRLRVANILREGKGAQRFGFAWAYFTGRLKAGWPAPFGMDARTARRVLFDALNGHEKEESLLAAQALNAMGERGLLLRARDGGGEGAEVARRILYMRPL, encoded by the coding sequence ATGCATCCATCCGAGCCCGGCCAGGCGAATCATCCCTCCCCTTCTGATACTGACTTGGACGAACGTCAGGCCCTCAGAGGGATCCGGCGTCGCATCTCCTATGTTGCTGTAATTGCAACTGTTTTTTCTATTTTCGCCGCGGCGATCGTGGGCTATCTTTTTTTGGCACAGCGCCACGGTATCGAGGAGGCCCGCGCCTCCTATGCAAGGGCGCAACAGGCCGAGAGCACCGAAGCCTTTTTGGCTCAAGCCCGCGAACTTTTGCCGCGCACGGATTACGACGAACTTGAGGTCGAGATCATCGGTAAGCTGGGCCAATACCGGGACGCTGAGTCTGTGCCGCTTCTCATCGAGGCGCTCAGGGAAGCAGGCGTTGTGCGCCGCGCGGCGGCTTTGGCGCTCGCCTCCATAGGGCTCCCAAAAGCTCAGACGGCGAAGCCTGCACTCTTGGCCGTGCTCGATGATACTGATGCCCGCGATCGGGCGCAGGTGGTGTGGGCCCTTGCCGTACTGAGAGAGCGCGCGGCTGCACCTGCCATCATCGAAGCGTTCAGCAAGGGTATGTTGCAGGCCCAGGCCGGGTTTGAGCCCAAAGTCGTGGTGGACGCCGTCGGCGTCGGCACACTGAGCACGGCTGAACTCTTGGACAGCCCAGAGCCCGGGGTTCGCCTGCTGGTCGCGCAGGCGTTGGCTCAAGAGGGTTCGGCAGACGTGGTCGAGCCGCTCAAGCGCTTGCTAAAGAACGAACTTGCGAGAACGCCAGCGACTCAATCCCAAGAAGTGATCCGGCAGTCTCTCGCGGGGCTTGGGCGCACTCGGCAACCCGCTGCTGTGACCCTGTTCTTTGAGGTGTTGAACACGCATCCCGGTCAAAGGGCGGGTGTACTTGAATTGATTCGCAAGTCCACCGCCGCAAGGGGGTTGATCGCGCTCATCGATCGCGCTCCCGATCTCGATGCGCGCCAGCAACTGGTACGCATGCTTGCTGCAACGCACGATCCGTTTGCTAAAAGCGCGTTGGCTGGCTTGGTGAACCATACGGACGCCAAAGTCCGGACTTACGCAGCCGTGGGCCTCGCCGAATTAGGAGATGACCGCGGCATCCCCGTCCTCATCGCGCTCGCAGGCGGCGATAACGATAACTTGGCGATGGAAGCACTCGATCATCTTCGTGCATTGCGCAGCCCGACCGCCGCGCAGCCTTTGATGCGCCTCATCGCTCAACAGCCCGGGCGGCGCGCCAGCATACTACGCGCGCTGGGCGCCAGTGGCTCCTTAGCAGCCGGACCTCTCTTGCTCAAAGCACTCAAGGGCGATGACGTGGAGGCCGCGGCGTTGGCTTTGGGGGAGCTTCGCTTCGAGCCAGCGTTCGCGACACTGCTTCGCATGGTGAAGCGCCCAGCAGGCATTGATTTCACCCAGCCAAGCCGCAAGAGCGAGCAGGCCTATCGCAATCGGCTAGTTGCAATCCAAGCGTTGGGATTTTTTGGAAAGCCGGCGGCTCTGCCAGAACTTCAGATCGTGATAGAAGATACTACCGATGACGCCCGATTGAGGGACGTTGCAGGTCGGATGGTGGCTCATGTCGCAGAGCCGGAATTCGGACAGAATCTTGTGGCCAAGGTGCGTGATACGGCTCTCGATGAACGCGCGCGCGTTTTCTACGCCCAGGCCTTTTGGCAGCGCCCCATGCCTCCTCTGGCCCCGGCCCTTTTATCCATGATGAGTGATGTCTCCCTGCCTGCCGAGATCCGGCGCGCTGCCGCGCTGGGGATGGGCTACATCGGCGACTCGTCGCACGACGCCAAGGTGGCGGCAATGTTGGAACATGATGGTACACGGGAAGCGGCATCGTTTGCAGCTGTGCTTGGAGGGGACGAAGTCACCGGACGAAAGTTGTTGGACGTGCTGATCGGCGATCGCTCAACGCTCGAATCATTGGAAGACGCGTTCTTAGAGGAAAACTCAGACTGGTTTGCTGTGCTTCCTAAAAATAGCACGGCGCAGATTCTGCGGAGACTCCGGGTGGCAAACATTTTGCGTGAAGGAAAAGGGGCGCAGCGTTTTGGTTTCGCGTGGGCCTATTTTACCGGCCGCCTTAAGGCAGGTTGGCCAGCGCCGTTTGGTATGGACGCGCGGACCGCGCGCCGAGTGCTCTTCGATGCGCTCAACGGCCATGAGAAGGAAGAAAGCCTGCTCGCAGCCCAAGCGCTCAATGCGATGGGTGAACGGGGGCTCTTGCTGAGGGCGCGCGATGGCGGGGGCGAGGGGGCCGAAGTCGCTCGGCGTATACTTTATATGCGACCCTTGTGA